Proteins found in one Anabas testudineus chromosome 1, fAnaTes1.2, whole genome shotgun sequence genomic segment:
- the gprin3 gene encoding G protein-regulated inducer of neurite outgrowth 3 — protein MGTNPKRTVTVQMVPQLAVVDTLSNKESNANFTKEPNLKLSQVCPKPTLTSPDHKQDNLPLTASPTNTSSPTPKTASKRGEPLSSSVPDKPAPANGNQTKSEHVTGGDQQMPDLSQTGQGVGEAANNRRDSNANMNVLSLADEKDICKASLSSAVTASKVDAQTSVCRIKTPNAAEEECAKPASSPRPAAMEDSSKHVSPNNNSVNACESRQTASVPQQDNKSSLSALENKGTAVPQKSKEPNHIKGSQQSLQETPKLKQCIETTSALSSTTTPSKSKEEPKSADKNSVSTLPEKDLLPATKPLVSSDKYQPVSTVKDSSTLPQAKQNMPACAQVAEEASQTDTAVTKVQPQQCKLYKEASTMTPSLSCTPAKQCHDMEVQAVANMCSKAVSTSPSLLPMGVTRRPSGGAVPREDVQSLAVVCQVDGGVGLHQISTTSVPASTDPRSLTVEVEMCPNQNAGLFLQSETSSQQQHGKLGAKPKEAGSALCNIQPVYQINIEHGNHKENGETGNSQDKNGVQTSTAKKTTTEAPSLKSGPPPETAGASESKSADSKNAALFQAADTTKPNQVPSTATAANTTSKLDVTKKKPESSGKQNVEPEKNDKDDDDSEKQKEKSVHDVVWDEQGMTWEVYGASVDPESLGFAIQSHLQCKIKEQERKLMAQTSLRKSVSGVSSPQRGRKNKRRQQNIFRSMLQNVRRPNCCVRPPPSSVLE, from the coding sequence ATGGGAACGAACCCAAAAAGGACAGTGACAGTCCAGATGGTGCCTCAGCTGGCTGTGGTTGACACGCTGAGCAATAAGGAGTCTAATGCCAACTTTACCAAGGAGCCCAACCTCAAACTGTCTCAGGTTTGTCCAAAACCCACTCTCACATCTCCTGACCACAAACAGGATAATTTGCCTCTGACGGCTTCTCCCACTAACACCAGCTCACCAACCCCAAAAACAGCTTCCAAGAGAGGTGAACCACTTAGCAGCTCTGTGCCGGACAAACCAGCTCCAGCCAATGGGAATCAGACAAAGTCTGAGCATGTGACAGGTGGAGACCAACAGATGCCAGACCTGTCACAAACAGGCCAAGGTGTGGGTGAGGCAGCAAACAACCGGAGGGATTCTAACGCTAATATGAATGTGTTAAGCCTGGCTGATGAAAAGGATATCTGTAAGGCCAGTTTGTCGTCTGCTGTTACAGCGTCAAAGGTTGACGCGCAGACCAGTGtctgcagaataaaaacaccaaatgcagcagaggaggagtgtGCAAAGCCAGCATCCTCACCCAGACCTGCAGCAATGGAGGACAGCAGTAAACATGTTTCTCCAAATAATAATAGCGTTAATGCCTGTGAATCAAGGCAAACAGCATCTGTACCACAACAGGATAACAAAAGCAGTCTGTCAGCTCTTGAAAACAAGGGCACTGCTGTACCACAGAAATCTAAGGAGCCTAATCATATAAAAGGTTCACAACAAAGTCTGCAGGAGACTCCAAAACTCAAACAATGTATAGAAACTACATCTGCACTTAGCTCTACTACAACTCCATCTAAGAGCAAAGAAGAGCCGAAGTCTGCAGATAAGAATTCAGTTTCAACACTTCCAGAAAAGGATTTGCTACCAGCAACAAAACCACTGGTCTCCTCAGATAAATATCAGCCAGTGTCTACAGTGAAGGACTCCTCCACTCTGCCCCAGGCTAAACAAAACATGCCGGCATGTGCGCAGGTGGCCGAGGAAGCCAGCCAGACTGACACAGCTGTCACTAAAGTGCAGCCGCAGCAGTGCAAGCTCTACAAGGAGGCTTCAACCATGACCCCGTCGCTGTCATGCACCCCAGCTAAGCAGTGTCATGATATGGAGGTTCAGGCAGTGGCTAACATGTGCAGTAAGGCTGTGTCCACAAGTCCCAGCCTGCTGCCGATGGGTGTGACTCGCAGGCCAAGCGGGGGTGCAGTCCCCAGGGAGGATGTGCAGAGCTTGGCTGTAGTGTGTCAGGTGGACGGGGGTGTGGGTCTCCATCAGATAAGCACGACTTCTGTACCTGCCTCTACTGATCCAAGGTCACTCACTGTGGAGGTGGAGATGTGCCCCAACCAAAATGCAGGCTTGTTTCTTCAGTCAGAAACTTCGTCTCAGCAGCAACATGGAAAACTGGGGGCCAAACCTAAAGAAGCGGGATCAGCTCTATGCAACATCCAGCCAGTTTATCAAATCAATATTGAACACGGCAACCACAAGGAGAACGGAGAGACAGGTAATTCCCAGGATAAAAACGGAGTTCAGACATCTACAGCAAAAAAAACCACAACTGAAGCTCCGTCTCTTAAATCAGGGCCACCCCCAGAGACAGCTGGGGCTTCTGAGTCTAAATCTGCTGACAGTAAAAATGCTGCACTGTTTCAAGCTGCTGATACAACAAAGCCCAACCAGGTCCCTTcaacagctacagcagcaaACACCACATCCAAGTTAGACGTTACTAAAAAGAAACCTGAAAGTTCGGGCAAACAGAACGTAGAACCAGAGAAAAACGACAAAGACGATGACGActcagagaagcagaaagaaaagagcgTCCACGATGTGGTCTGGGACGAACAGGGGATGACTTGGGAGGTCTATGGGGCTTCTGTGGACCCAGAATCTCTTGGTTTTGCCATTCAGAGTCATTTGCAGTGCAAAATCAAAGAGCAAGAGAGGAAACTGATGGCCCAGACCTCTTTGAGGAAGTCAGTCTCAGGTGTCAGCTCACCGCAACGTGGCAGGAAGAACAAAAGGCGGCAACAGAACATTTTCAGGTCAATGCTGCAAAATGTCAGACGGCCCAACTGCTGTGTGCGtccccctccttcctctgtcCTTGAGTAG
- the elmod2 gene encoding ELMO domain-containing protein 2 — MLGYIWQYVYTSFLRYWLKWLIRHATGTCELQRICSGYKPGATRTTKAEYSLQSSKNKVLREALETRKDNLEQCVDQIMREKDIKPQKNPQFKENLHICLLQITGYSSLFISVEDMRKEVFNSENPEHEAMLLKLWDLLMPTVTLESRITKQWGDIGFQGDDPKTDFRGMGMLGLINLVFFSENYTKEARQVLSHANHPKLGYSYAIVGINLTEMAYSLMKSGALKPHFYNTVLGTPELRHFHQLYCYLAYEFDKFWVEEEPESIMHFNQYREKFHNIVKTHLQDPAVSLVLKTNMDK; from the exons ATGTTGGGATATATCTGGCAATATGTCTACACATCCTTCCTGAGATACTGGCTCAAGTGGCTCATCAGACACGCAACAGGGACTTGTGAGCTGCAAAGAATTTGCTCTGGATACAAGCCTGGGGCTACAAGGACAACAAAAGCAG aATATTCTCTCCAGTCATCTAAGAACAAG GTTTTAAGAGAAGCACTGGAAACTAGAAAAGATAACTTGGAACAATGTGTGGATCAAATTATGAGGGAGAAGGATATCAAACCACAGAAAAATCCCCA GTTTAAGGAGAACCTGCACATTTGCCTGTTACAGATAACAGGATACAGCAGTCTTTTTATATCTGTGGAAGACATGAGAAAGGAAGTCTTCAACTCGGAGAACCCTGAGCATGAGGCAATGCTGTTGAAG CTGTGGGACCTGTTGATGCCAACAGTCACACTGGAATCAAGGATAACCAAACAGTGGGGAGATATTGGATTCCAAGGAGATGATCCCAAGACTGATTTCAGAGGAATGGGCATGCTGGGCCTAATCAACCTTGT TTTTTTCAGTGAAAACTACACAAAGGAGGCTCGTCAGGTGTTGTCTCACGCAAATCATCCTAAACTAGG GTATTCATATGCCATAGTTGGGATCAACTTGACCGAGATGGCCTACAGCCTCATGAAGAGTGGCGCTTTGAAACCTCATTTCTACAACACAGTATTGGGCACACCTGAGCTCCGGCACTTTCATCAACTATACT GTTACCTGGCATATGAATTTGATAAATTCTGGGTGGAAGAAGAACCAGAAAGCATCATGCATTTCAATCAGTACAGGGAAAAATTCCATAACATAGTCAAGACACATCTACAAGACCCTGCTGTGTCCCTCGTTCTAAAAACCAACATGGATAAATAG
- the zgc:154142 gene encoding CUB and Tryp_SPc domain-containing protein, with protein MGGRSKSMSTLEKILIFLFVAMTGVCICLVVVYFTDKAASPTHPEGPVSGCGGPQELSGESGTFTSWNYPSNYDNGKSCTWDITVDPDKVIHLWFEEFALEDTQLCIADFITLRDSLGIIGKYCGYTKPKPVVSLTNRLTVFFDTNDRKTDQGFKAHYKALDPKLTAEIAGAGGFLQGDQGDLMTPGFPEKNYPNGALYQWSITVPEGERVQLTFTSFDLVPEVCGDFVQIYDGNKAGSSLLGKFCGGAMPKPVVSSNNTMVVRFKSDNTLTSKGFRANFLKSSLPPRTTTTPPPTSSGSGGPIILQGRKGVIQSVGFPNPYPAHLNTMWKISVPKGFLVKLQITDMAITGETGQCKEDKLVISDSYSVLGTHCGYILPPLVVSASDTISVTFQSDSRLTDRGFSAKWEAVYPEDIGEIHGCGAFSREATGIITSQNWPMNYKANAECMWNIALPLGKKITLTFTHFDLEAKDILTSKCYDNIMVYDINSLTNALIQKHGPFCGTKLPSTIQTKGNRLLIRFHTDLFTEAKGFRAYWTTNPSLPAPTEPPVQPNPWDDITIDWPRTCGKPVIPPNVVSRIVNGEPARPHSWPWQVSMQVWPSSRPEPTFFHTCGGTLIHKNWVLTAAHCFIRYADELQRWRMCLGKHNLTFTEPSEHCFNVSGIYRHEGFQYPTVPTVEFDIALVRLDGEVTPSDEISFACLPSEEEVLPGGKKCYATGWGDETGDSLNAKVAEALNQVALPVVPYDTCKRMDYWWFQVKTSMICCGYTLPDELKSVCQGDSGGPLVCQVTEGGPWEVHGITSFGPIGCIMNKKPSVFTRSSAYLPWIRNVIRRDLYNEHTSGCGGPKDLTGTGGTVSSMGYPGSYNNKARCQWNIQVSTGKIVHLQFHNFSLEESQMCMNDKVSLSDRIGNLGTYCSHVPPEDLVSDGNTLRISFSSNDKVVDTGFTATWRAVDPTDAPCGGSYSSAQGEITSPNWPSDYQAQSVCTWRITIPSAKSVHVVFTHFELQAVNMFGNCIDYVEVFNGESMASLGRFCGFAPPPLLTIPSNTVVIRFLSNGANQQQGFRGYWTTDASVIPTLPPPTPNPWDDITINWPENCGNPAVKPNTATPRVVNGEEAIPHSWPWQVSMQASPMFPIPYMHGCGGSLIHEEWILTAAHCFMFPLNKPSYWRMCLGKHHMNSSMDVPSAEACYKVDGIIRHEGFVYEQDRTDITNDIALVHLAKPVNMTEEISAICLPRPGAVVPAGTACFVTGWGDEKGNLFPKVSEKLNQAALPVIDFQTCSKPAYWWDTLRPSMICAGYESPDELKSACQGDSGGPFACEAAGANTTWEVHGVVSFGPQGCIKDKKPSVFTRVSAFSDWIANNIKKFIYENGKKS; from the exons ATGGGTGGTCGATCCAAAAGTATGAGCACCCTGGAAAAGATTCTGATATTTCTCTTTGTGGCCATGACTGGTGTCTGCATCTGCCTTGTGGTCGTGTACTTTACTGACAAGGCTGCCTCTCCTACCCATCCAGAAG GGCCAGTATCAGGGTGTGGTGGCCCTCAGGAGCTGTCTGGAGAATCAGGCACCTTCACCAGCTGGAACTATCCCAGCAATTACGACAATGGCAAGAGCTGCACCTGGGACATCACTGTGGACCCCGACAAG GTGATCCATCTGTGGTTTGAGGAGTTTGCTTTGGAGGACACCCAGCTTTGCATAGCTGATTTCATCACACTACGTGACTCTCTGGGAATCATAG GTAAATACTGTGGCTACACCAAACCGAAGCCAGTGGTGTCGCTGACAAACCGCCTGACTGTCTTTTTCGacacaaatgacagaaaaacagaccaaGGTTTTAAGGCACATTACAAAGCTTTGGATCCAAAGCTAACAGCAG AAATAGCTGGAGCTGGTGGCTTTCTCCAAGGTGACCAGGGGGATCTGATGACCCCTGGCTTCCCTGAGAAGAACTATCCAAATGGAGCATTGTATCAG tgGAGCATCACAGTGCCTGAAGGTGAGAGGGTCCAACTGACATTTACCTCCTTTGACCTGGTCCCTGAGGTCTGCGGAGACTTTGTTCAGATCTACGATGGCAACAAGGCTGGCTCCTCTTTACTAG GTAAATTCTGTGGTGGGGCGATGCCAAAGCCAGTAGTGTCCAGTAACAACACAATGGTGGTCCGCTTCAAATCTGACAACACTTTGACCTCAAAAGGATTCAGAGCAAATTTCCTCAAGTCCAGTCTTCCCCCCAGAACCACAACCACTCCACCTCCTACGTCTTCAG GAAGTGGTGGTCCAATAATCCTCCAAGGCCGTAAAGGAGTGATCCAGTCGGTGGGTTTCCCAAATCCATATCCCGCCCACCTAAACACTATGTGGAAGATATCCGTTCCCAAAGGATTCCTGGTTAAACTGCAGATCACTGACATGGCCATCACGGGAGAGACTGGACAATGCAAAGAGGACAAACTGGTCATCTCAGATAGTTACAGTGTTCTTG GTACACACTGTGGTTACATCCTTCCCCCACTGGTGGTCAGTGCCAGTGACACAATATCTGTCACCTTCCAGTCCGACAGCCGCCTCACAGACCGAGGATTCTCCGCCAAGTGGGAGGCTGTGTATCCTGAAGATATTGGAG AAATTCATGGCTGTGGCGCTTTTTCCAGAGAGGCAACCGGGATTATCACGTCCCAGAACTGGCCTATGAATTACAAGGCTAACGCTGAGTGCATGTGGAACATCGCTTTGcctttggggaaaaaaatcacactgacGTTCACCCACTTCGACCTAGAAGCCAAAGATATTCTAACATCCAAATGCTATGATAACATAATGGTGTACGACATCAATAGTTTGACTAATGCACTGATTCAAAAGCATG GTCCATTTTGTGGTACAAAGCTGCCTAGTACCATCCAGACAAAAGGCAACAGGCTGCTGATTCGTTTCCATACAGACTTATTCACTGAGGCCAAAGGCTTCAGAGCCTATTGGACAACAAACCCCAGTCTGCCTGCTCCCACTGAGCCGCCTGTCCAGCCCAACCCCTGGGACGACATCACCATAG ACTGGCCTCGTACATGTGGGAAGCCCGTCATTCCTCCAAATGTTGTGTCACGCATAGTGAACGGAGAGCCAGCCAGGCCCCACTCCTGGCCCTGGCAAGTATCCATGCAG GTCTGGCCATCCAGTCGTCCAGAGCCCACTTTCTTTCACACCTGTGGCGGTACCCTTATTCATAAGAACTGGGTACTGACAGCAGCTCACTGCTTCATAAG GTATGCAGATGAGCTGCAGCGTTGGCGCATGTGTCTTGGCAAACACAACCTGACCTTCACAGAGCCGAGTGAACACTGCTTCAATGTGTCTGGTATATATCGTCATGAGGGCTTCCAATATCCCACTGTGCCCACGGTGGAGTTTGACATTGCCCTTGTCAGGTTGGACGGGGAGGTGACACCCAGCGATGAGATCTCTTTCGCCTGCCTTCCCTCCGAGGAAGAAGTCTTACCTGGGGGCAAGAAGTGCTACGCCACAGGCTGGGGAGATGAGACTG GTGATTCACTTAATGCTAAAGTTGCTGAGGCCCTCAACCAGGTCGCCCTTCCCGTTGTGCCGTATGACACGTGCAAGAGGATGGATTACTGGTGGTTCCAGGTCAAGACCTCcatgatctgctgtggttatACCCTGCCTGATGAACTCaagtctgtctgtcag GGTGATTCAGGGGGTCCTCTGGTGTGCCAGGTTACTGAAGGTGGTCCATGGGAAGTTCATGGTATAACCAGTTTTGGCCCCATTGGATGCATTATGAATAAGAAGCCGTCTGTGTTCACCCGCTCCTCTGCCTACCTACCCTGGATCAGAAACGTCATTCGTAGAGACCTCTACAATGAGCACA CATCTGGCTGTGGCGGGCCAAAGGACTTGACTGGCACAGGTGGCACCGTGTCCTCCATGGGTTACCCTGGCAGCTACAACAACAAAGCCCGTTGCCAGTGGAACATCCAAGTATCCACTGGCAAAATAGTCCACCTCCAGTTCCACAATTTCTCCCTGGAGGAAAGTCAGATGTGCATGAATGACAAAGTCAGCCTCTCAGACAGAATAGGAAATCTAG GCACATACTGCAGCCATGTACCCCCTGAAGACTTGGTGAGCGATGGAAACACGCTTCGCATCAGCTTCTCCTCCAACGACAAGGTGGTGGACACAGGCTTCACTGCCACCTGGAGGGCAGTGGATCCTACAGACG ctccttgTGGTGGAAGTTACAGCAGTGCTCAGGGTGAAATCACCTCTCCCAACTGGCCCAGTGACTACCAAGCCCAGTCTGTGTGCACATGGCGTATCACTATTCCTTCAGCAAAAAGTGTGCACGTGGTCTTTACTCACTTTGAGCTGCAAGCTGTAAACATGTTCGGAAACTGTATTGACTATGTGGAGGTCTTCAATGGAGAGAGCATGGCATCACTAG GTCGATTCTGTGGCTttgcccccccacccctcctcacCATACCTAGCAACACAGTTGTCATTCGCTTCCTCAGTAATGGAGCCAATCAGCAGCAGGGGTTCCGTGGTTACTGGACCACTGATGCCAGTGTAATCCCAACTTTACCCCCTCCGACTCCTAACCCATGGGATGACATCACTATCA ACTGGCCAGAAAATTGTGGTAACCCAGCCGTGAAACCCAATACAGCCACCCCAAGAGTGGTTAATGGAGAGGAGGCGATCCCCCATTCCTGGCCCTGGCAAGTCTCCATGCAG GCTTCACCAATGTTTCCCATCCCTTACATGCACGGTTGTGGAGGTTCTTTGATTCACGAGGAATGGATCCTAACGGCTGCTCACTGTTTCATGTT CCCTCTGAATAAACCCTCCTACTGGCGCATGTGCCTGGGGAAGCACCACATGAATTCCTCTATGGACGTCCCCTCAGCGGAGGCCTGCTACAAGGTGGACGGCATCATTCGCCACGAGGGGTTTGTCTACGAGCAGGATCGCACTGACATCACCAACGACATAGCCTTGGTGCATTTGGCCAAGCCTGTCAATATGACAGAGGAGATCAGCGCCATCTGTCTGCCCAGGCCCGGGGCTGTGGTGCCTGCAGGGACAGCCTGCTTTGTCACTGGCTGGGGAGACGAGAAAG GTAACCTGTTCCCCAAAGTGTCCGAGAAGCTAAATCAGGCAGCCCTTCCTGTTATTGACTTCCAAACCTGCAGTAAACCTGCTTACTGGTGGGACACCCTCAGACCCTCCATGATCTGTGCTGGGTACGAGTCCCCAGATGAGCTTAAGTCAGCCTGCCAG gGTGATTCTGGAGGCCCTTTCGCCTGCGAGGCCGCTGGAGCCAACACAACCTGGGAGGTTCACGGTGTGGTCAGCTTCGGACCTCAGGGCTGCATCAAAGACAAGAAACCTTCAGTATTCACCCGTGTTTCCGCCTTCAGTGACTGGATCGCCAACAATATCAAGAAATTTATatatgaaaatggaaaaaagagcTAA